One Phoenix dactylifera cultivar Barhee BC4 chromosome 14, palm_55x_up_171113_PBpolish2nd_filt_p, whole genome shotgun sequence DNA window includes the following coding sequences:
- the LOC113461824 gene encoding plant UBX domain-containing protein 1-like: MEAEQAKAKLLAVAEELGHEIRIFTNSANSAASKEYLLLQVTRKMREAEAAARRARITKAVIRVRFPDNYILEAKFQPSEKIESLMHLLMKVVARPDLPFYLCKHYLI; encoded by the exons ATGGAGGCAGAGCAAGCCAAG GCCAAACTTTTGGCTGTGGCAGAAGAACTTGGTCATGAGATACGCATATTCACAAACTCAGCAAATTCTGCAGCATCGAAAGAATATCTGCTTCTTCAAGTG ACCCGTAAAATGCGGGAAGCAGAGGCAGCAGCCCGCAGGGCAAGGATCACTAAG GCTGTAATTAGGGTTCGCTTCCCTGATAATTACATTCTTGAGGCAAAGTTTCAGCCATCGGAGAAAATTGAAAGCTTGATGCATCTTCTCATGAAAGTTGTTGCTCGACCAGACCTGCCATTCTATTTATGTAAGCACTATCTGATTTAG